In Paralichthys olivaceus isolate ysfri-2021 chromosome 13, ASM2471397v2, whole genome shotgun sequence, the following are encoded in one genomic region:
- the myh14 gene encoding myosin-10 isoform X3, which produces MSRSTGGGVAVNDVTRFLSSGTALAPGSPTSNSMFSAASQADWAAKRLVWVPSEKHGFESASIREERGDEVEVELTDSQRKLTLSREEVQRMNPPRFSKVEDMADLTCLNEASVLHNLRERYYSGLIYTYSGLFCVVVNPYKNLPVYTESIVEMYRGKKRHEMPPHIYAISEAAYRSMLQDREDQSILCTGESGAGKTENTKKVIQYLAHVASSHKGGTLGRNKEAMQMDGSRSLTRGSSMVNRSLQYGELERQLLQANPILEAFGNAKTVKNDNSSRFGKFIRINFDVAGYIVGANIETYLLEKSRATRQAKDERTFHIFYQMLCGASTETRADLLLGTADEYRFLSGGSIPVPGQSDSDNFTQTMDSMAIMGFTPEESISMLKVISSVLQFGNISFMKEKNHDQASMPDNTAAQKLCHLLGINVLEFTRAILTPRIKVGREYVQKAQTKEQADFAVEALAKASYERLFRWLVHRVNRALDRRQRQGASFIGILDIAGFEIFQLNSFEQLCINFTNEKLQQLFNHTMFILEQEEYQREGIEWNFIDFGLDLQPCIDLIERPAHPPGVLALLDEECWFPRATDRSFVEKLSTEQGTHPKFFKPKQPRVEADFSIIHYAGKVNYKADDWLVKNMDPLNDNVASLLHQSSDHFVSELWKEDIQTLPRVYFFDSYATLQANGSDMDRIIGLDQVSSGESSGPVTFGAAGLKTKKGMFRTVGQLYKESLTKLMATLRNTNPNFLRCIIPNHEKKSGKLSPHLVLDQLRCNGVLEGIRICRQGFPNRIPFQEFRQRYEILTPNAIPRTFMDGKQASELMIRALELDHNLFRVGQSKVFFRAGVLGHLEEERDLKITDTIIRFQSASRGYLARKAFLKKQQQLSAMRVMQRNCAAYLKLRNWQWWRLFTKVKPLLQVTRQDEEIQVREAELQKAKDKLTRVELDFTELDKKHLQLVEEKAVLADQLQAEAELFAEAEEMRARLASRKQELEEVLGELESRLEDEEERGVQLTNEKKRMQQNIQDLEEQLEEEESARQRLLLEKVTLETKVKSLETDLLSAVEQRDRLSKEKKQFEERLSEVTDQLTEEEEKTKSLNKLKNKQEAVIADLEERLKREEQGRLEQEKWKRRMENETVEAQEQLSDLGMLSAELKGSLSQKEKEITTLQGRLEEEGARRSEAQRALREATSQVSELKEEVENERGMRERAEKQRRDLGEELEALRTELEDTLDTTAAQQELRSRREAELSDLQRCIEDETRRHEAQLSELRVKHSGAIDNLQEQLDNSKRSRQSLEKAKAVLEEERQNLSAELKSLQASRTESERGRKRADGQLQELSARLTQADREREEREERLHKLQCEIETLSGSLTSSDSKTLRLAKEVSSLESQLNDAKELLQDESRQKMALASRVRTLEEEKNGLMERLEEEEERAKELTRQIQTHTQQLVEVRKQSEEVNTAVEVGEETRRKLQRELDSTVQRERQKEEEKERVERQRERLREEIEDMTLALQRERQNCMALEKRQKKFDQCLSEEKAVSARLTEEKDRAEADSREKETRYLALSRALQEAQDQREELERANKQLRAEMEQLINQQDDVGKNVHELERTRRSLETEAQSLRVQTQELEEELTEAENSRLRLEVTLQALKAQFEREISTNEEKGEEKRRALSKQVRELEIHLEEERSQRSQAVSSKKQLEAELQESQAQVETSSRGKEDAMKQLRRLQGQMKEILRELDENKLTREEVISQSKDNEKKIQTLEAEVLQLSEELSVSERQKRQAQQERDEIADEMVNSSSGKTVLFDEKRRLEARVNQLEEELEEEQTNSELLAERQRKMTLQVETMTVQLQGERTLAQKAEAAREQLERQNKDLKTRLGELEGAVRGKHRLSVAALEAKIESMEEQMEQERQERAIANKLVRKTEKKLKEVMMQAEDERRHADQYREQLDKSMVRLKQLKRQLEEVEEENSRSNAQKRKLQRELEELADSGQTMTREITSLRSQLRRAPLPLAMRGRRALVDDLSLENSDSEEPPASPTPSSGIPGTPTPSSEHSLDPPPPYSVNNTE; this is translated from the exons ATGTCCAGGTCAACGGGGGGTGGTGTCGCTGTCAACGATGTCACCCGCTTTCTGTCATCGGGGACGGCGCTGGCGCCGGGGTCTCCCACCTCCAACTCCATGTTCTCTGCTGCCAGCCAGGCCGACTGGGCAGCCAAGAGGCTGGTGTGGGTGCCATCAGAGAAGCATGGGTTTGAG TCGGCCAGTATTCGGGAGGAGCGCGGCGACGAGGTGGAGGTTGAGCTCACAGATAGCCAGCGAAAGTTGACTCTGTCTAGGGAGGAGGTGCAGCGGATGAACCCTCCTCGCTTTAGTAAAGTGGAGGACATGGCCGACCTCACCTGCCTCAATGAAGCCTCAGTGCTGCACAACCTCAGAGAGAGATACTATTCTGGTTTGATCTAT ACATATTCAGGATTGTTCTGCGTGGTGGTGAACCCTTACAAGAACCTGCCCGTATACACAGAATCCATCGTGGAGATGTACCGCGGCAAAAAGCGCCACGAGATGCCCCCGCACATCTATGCCATATCAGAGGCCGCCTATCGTAGCATGCTACAAG acagagaagaTCAGTCGATCCTCTGCAC AGGCGAATCTGGAGCTGGGAAAACAGAGAACACGAAGAAAGTCATCCAGTATTTGGCTCATGTTGCCTCCTCCCACAAGGGTGGCACTCTTGGAAGGAATAAGGAAGCAATGCAG ATGGATGGTTCTAGGTCCTTAACAAGAGGCAGTTCTATGGTGAACAGG AGTTTACAATAT GGTGAGCTGGAGAGACAACTGCTGCAGGCCAACCCCATACTGGAGGCCTTCGGCAATGCGAAGACTGTCAAGAACGATAACTCTTCTAGATTT GGTAAATTCATCCGCATTAACTTTGATGTGGCGGGGTACATTGTTGGTGCCAACATTGAAACCT ACCTCCTTGAAAAGTCTCGGGCCACTCGTCAGGCCAAAGATGAACGGACATTCCACATCTTTTATCAGATGTTGTGTGGAGCTTCAACAGAAACCAGAG CGGACCTGCTCTTAGGAACTGCTGATGAGTACCGCTTTCTCAGTGGAGGTTCCATCCCAGTTCCAGGGCAGAGCGATTCAGACAACTTCACTCAGACCATGGACTCTATGGCCATAATGGGCTTCACCCCAGAAGAGTCCATAT CCATGCTGAAGGTgatctcctctgtgctccagtTTGGGAATATTAGCTTCATGAAGGAGAAGAACCATGACCAGGCCTCCATGCCTGATAACACAGCTGCTCAGAAACTGTGCCACCTGCTGGGCATCAACGTGCTAGAGTTCACTCGTGCCATCCTCACGCCTAGGATCAAAGTTGGCCGAGAGTATGTGCAGAAGGCCCAGACAAAAGAACAG GCTGACTTTGCTGTAGAGGCCCTGGCGAAGGCCTCGTATGAGCGTCTGTTCAGATGGCTGGTGCACAGGGTCAACAGAGCTCTGGAccgcagacagagacagggagcCTCCTTCATAGGGATCCTGGATATTGCTGGATTTGAGATCTTCCAG CTAAACTCCTTTGAGCAGCTGTGCATTAACTTCACCAacgagaagctgcagcagctcttcaaCCACACCATGTTCAtcctggagcaggaggagtacCAGCGGGAGGGCATTGAGTGGAACTTCATTGACTTTGGCCTAGACCTACAGCCCTGCATTGACCTCATCGAGAGACCg GCTCACCCACCCGGTGTTCTGGCCCTGCTGGATGAAGAGTGTTGGTTCCCTCGGGCGACAGACCGTTCATTTGTGGAGAAGCTGTCTACAGAGCAAGGCACCCACCCAAAGTTCTTCAAACCAAAGCAGCCACGTGTGGAAGCTGACTTCTCCATCATTCACTATGCTGGAAAG GTGAACTATAAGGCAGATGATTGGTTAGTGAAGAACATGGATCCTCTAAACGACAATGTGGCATCTCTACTCCACCAGTCTTCCGATCATTTTGTCTCAGAACTCTGGAAGGAGG ATATCCAAACTCTTCCTCGTGTTTACTTCTTTGACTCCTATGCCACACTACAGGCTAATGGCTCCGACA TGGACAGGATCATAGGTCTGGACCAGGTGTCGTCAGGAGAGAGCAGCGGGCCGGTCACATTCGGTGCTGCAGGACTGAAGACGAAGAAGGGAATGTTTAGGACTGTAGGTCAGCTTTACAAGGAGTCTCTCACCAAGTTGATGGCCACACTGCGGAACACCAACCCCAACTTCCTCCGCTGCATCATCCCCAACCACGAAAAGAAG TCTGGTAAGCTGTCTCCCCATTTGGTTTTGGACCAGCTGAGGTGTAATGGAGTTCTGGAGGGGATCCGAATCTGCAGACAAGGCTTCCCTAACCGCATCCCATTCCAGGAGTTtagacagag ATATGAGATCCTGACTCCTAATGCTATCCCTCGCACCTTCATGGATGGTAAACAGGCATCAGAACTCATG ATCAGGGCTCTGGAGCTTGATCACAACCTGTTCAGGGTGGGTCAGAGTAAAGTCTTCTTCAGAGCTGGAGTCCTGGGTCATCTGGAAGAGGAAAGAGACCTGAAGATCACTGACACCATCATACGCTTCCAGAGCGCTTCCAGAGGCTACCTAGCACGCAA AGCCTttttgaagaagcagcagcagctcagcgcTATGAGAGTGATGCAGAGGAACTGTGCTGCTTACCTCAAACTCAGGAACTGGCAGTGGTGGAGGCTGTTCACTAAG GTGAAGCCCCTGCTGCAGGTAACCCGGCAGGATGAGGAGATCCAGGTAAGGGAAGCTGAGCTTCAGAAGGCAAAGGACAAGCTCACCCGAGTGGAGCTGGACTTTACCGAGCTGGACAAGAAACACCTTCAG ctggtggaggagaaggCAGTGCTGGCTGATCAGCTGCAGGCGGAAGCAGAGCTGTttgcagaggcagaggagatgagagccAGGCTTGCCAGTCGGaaacaggagctggaggaggtaCTCGGTGAGCTTGAGAGTCGactggaggacgaggaggagaggggtgtGCAGCTGACCAATGAGAAGAAGAGGATGCAGCAGAATATACAG GACCTGGAGGAGCAgttagaggaggaggaaagtgcCCGACAGCGCCTCCTGCTGGAGAAAGTTACCTTGGAGACTAAAGTGAAAAGTCTGGAAACTGACCTGCTGAGTGCTGTGGAGCAGAGAGACCGACTCAGCAAG gagaagaaacagtttgaggAGCGTCTGAGTGAAGTTACTGACCAGctcactgaggaagaggagaaaaccaAGAGTCTGAACAAACTCAAGAACAAACAGGAGGCTGTGATCGCCGACTTAGAGG AGCGTCTTAAGCGTGAGGAGCAGGGTCGCTTGGAGCAGGAGAAATGGAAAAGGAGGATGGAGAACGAAACAGTGGAAGCCCAGGAGCAGCTGTCGGACCTGGGCATGCTGTCCGCTGAGCTGAAGGGTAGTCTCTCGCAGAAGGAGAAGGAAATCACCACCTTACAGGGCCG GTTGGAGGAAGAGGGTGCTCGTCGTTCTGAAGCACAGAGGGCACTGAGGGAGGCCACGTCCCAGGTGTCAGAGCtaaaggaggaagtggagaatgAGCGAGGAATGAGGGAAAGGGCAGAAAAGCAGAGGCGAGACCTGGGGGAGGAGTTGGAGGCTTTGAGAACTGAGCTGGAGGACACTTTGGACACCACAGCTGCCCAGCAAGAGCTCAG GTCTCGTCGAGAGGCAGAATTAAGTGACCTCCAGCGATGTATTGAAGATGAAACTCGTCGCCACGAGGCCCAGCTGTCGGAGCTCAGGGTCAAACACAGCGGTGCCATAGACAACCTCCAGGAGCAGCTGGATAACAGCAAGAGG TCGCGTCAGTCCCTGGAGAAGGCCAAGgctgtgctggaggaggagaggcagaatTTGTCCGCCGAGCTGAAGAGTCTCCAAGCGAGCCgcacagagagcgagagaggtcGCAAGAGGGCCGACGGTCAGCTGCAGGAGCTCAGTGCCCGTCTGACTcaggctgacagagagagggaagagagggaggaacgGCTGCACAAACTACAG TGTGAGATTGAGACTCTCTCCGGCAGTTTGACTTCTTCTGACAGCAAAACCCTTCGGCTCGCGAAAGAGGTCAGCAGCCTGGAGAGCCAGCTGAATGATGCAAAG gaaTTGCTGCAGGATGAATCACGTCAAAAGATGGCTCTCGCCTCCAGGGTGCGaacactggaggaggagaagaacgGACTGATGGAGAGacttgaggaggaggaggaaagagccAAAGAGTTGACCCGACAGATCCAGACTCACACCCAGCAG CTGGTAGAGGTTCGTAAGCAGTCGGAGGAAGTGAACACTGCAGTGGAAGTCGGAGAGGAGACACGCAGGAAACTTCAGAGGGAGCTGGACAGCACTGTCCAGAGGGAGCGccagaaggaagaggagaaagagagagtggagaggcagagggaacGTCTGAGGGAAGAGATAGAGGACATGACGCTGGCCTtgcagagggagaggcagaaCTGCATGGCCCTGgagaagaggcagaagaagTTTGACCAG TGTCTGTCTGAGGAGAAGGCTGTGAGTGCTCGGCTTACAGAGGAGAAGGACAGAGCTGAAGCAGACAGCCGAGAAAAGGAGACAAGATATCTGGCACTGTCTCGAGCCCTGCAG GAGGCCCAGGATCAGAGGGAAGAGCTAGAGAGGGCCAACAAGCAGCTCCGTGCAGAAATGGAGCAGCTTATAAACCAGCAGGATGACGTCGGCAAGAAC GTTCATGAGCTGGAGCGGACCCGGAGGTCCTTAGAAACAGAAGCCCAGAGCCTTCGAGTTCAGACACAGGAGCTTGAGGAGGAGCTGACGGAGGCGGAGAACTCAAGGCTGAGGCTGGAGGTCACCTTGCAGGCGCTCAAAGCTCAGTTTGAGAGGGAGATCAGCACCAAcgaggagaagggagaggagaagagaagggcGCTAAGCAAACAG GTGAGGGAACTGGAGATccacctggaggaggagaggagtcaACGCTCTCAGGCTGTGTCCTCCAAGAAGCAGCtggaagcagagctgcaggaatCCCAGGCCCAGGTGGAGACATCAAGCCGTGGCAAAGAGGATGCTATGAAGCAGCTACGGAGGCTGCAG GGtcaaatgaaagaaattctGCGTGAGCTTGATGAGAACAAGTTGACTCGGGAGGAGGTGATCTCCCAGTCGAAAGACAATGAGAAGAAAATCCAAACCCTGGAGGCAGAAGTCCTGCAACTCTCAGAG GAACTGTCTGtatcagagagacagaagaggcaGGCTCAGCAGGAAAGAGACGAGATCGCTGATGAGATGGTCAACAGCAGCTCTGGAAA AACTGTATTGTTTGACGAGAAGCGGAGGTTAGAGGCTCGGGTCAATCAGctagaggaggagctggaggaggagcagactAACTCTGAACTGTTGGCAGAGAGACAAAGGAAGATGACTCTGCAG GTGGAGACTATGACCGtgcagctgcagggagagaggaCTTTGGCCCAGAAGGCAGAGGCTGCCCGGGAGCAGCTGGAGAGGCAGAACAAGGACCTGAAGACCCGGCTCGGGGAGCTGGAGGGAGCAGTGAGGGGCAAACACAGGCTCAGTGTCGCCGCCCTTGAGGCCAAGATCGAGTCAATGGAGGAGCAAATGGAAcaggagagaca GGAACGAGCCATCGCCAACAAACTTGTGCGAAAGACCGAGAAGAAACTGAAGGAGGTGATGATGCAGGCAGAGGACGAGAGGAGACATGCAGACCAGTACAGAGAACAG CTGGATAAATCGATGGTCcgactgaagcagctgaagaggcagctggaggaggtggaggaggagaactcTCGCTCCAACGCCCagaagaggaagctgcagagagagctggaggagcttgCTGACAGCGGTCAGACCATGACGCGAGAGATCACCTCGCTCCGCAGCCAGCTCAG GCGTGCTCCGTTGCCCCTGGCGATGCGTGGACGCAGAGCGTTGGTCGATGACCTCTCCTTAGAGAACTCTGACTCAGAAGAGCCTCCAGCCTCTCCGACTCCCTCCTCTGGAATCCCAGGAACCCCAACTCCCTCCTCTGAACACAGTCTGGACCCTCCACCACCTTATAGTGTCAACAACACAGAGTGA